TCATCTTCAGAAATCCCGACTAGACCAGGGGCCTGGTTCACGAGCCTCAAACGCACAGCGACGGTGCGGCTGCAGGAAGCGCCACGTACAGGTCAGACACTGGTCGCAGCCGCCTGCGTGCTCGGGCCTGTCTCCCACCCCAGCACCTTTCAGAGGCCGTCTCACCTCAGGCCCCATCACATCCCGAGTCCTCTGGTGCCCCCTGGATACTTCCCGTAATAGTCTCAGCTGCTTTGTGTGCATTTTTTCTTCCCTGGAAAAGGTGTGAGTTCTGAGGCAGGGACCCGTCCTCTCCACGCCCCCAGAACCTATACCAGAGCTGGTGTGGTTCAGCGAGGGTTCCTGCCGCCTGGTGGAAGGACGCTGCAGACCCCAGGCCAGGACCTTCCCCAAACTCATGGTGGGAGATGCCACTGCCCAGCCAGCGTCAGCTGCCAGTCCCTCTCCTCTCTGAAGAGCCCCACGCTCGAGAAGCCACAGGCAGCCCAGACCACATCCACATGGGTACGTGGGTGGGTGGTGGTTTGTCCTGAGAGCTCAGGACAGCTGGGTGGTGGGCAGtcagggaggacttcctgggagAGGTGCCTTGGGATTCGGCCTTGCCACATCCTTAGCCACTGATTCTACAGTGGGTGCCCAGGCCTTGAAGTCAGGCCATCCACACAGGGTGAGCCCTGGGGTCACTTCCAGGTCTGTAGGCTTGGTGGGGATGGGCTGTCTGGGCTGGAGTGTGTCCTCCCCAAAGGAAGCAGCTGCCTGAAAATGGTAGACTCTGGGCTCGTCCTGAGATCCTGACACAGCCACAATTTGACATACAAAAGGCAGCGAAGTTAGGCCTCCAAGCTGTGAAGGACCAGACCTTGGGGAGCTGCAGCACAAGGCCTGGGGGCTGGAAGGAGCACTGCGTGCGGAGCAGGGTCTGACCAGGAGCAGGGTCTGACCAGCAGCGGCATCTGCTGGCTCAGCCCCAGAGGCCAGAGAAGCCTCTCCaagcctgggccctggggcaggggcaggaaggcaggaagatgGGGCTGCAGAAGacgctggggttgggggagggggcagctggaaGGAGacaagagggggaggagggcccAGCAGGCTCTAGAAAGAGCACTGGGTCTGGGCTGGGGTGCGCTGAGCTCACAGGGCGGGAGGTGCCCCCGCCAGGCCCTGCTCCCCACCAGACTGCactgctgggtgctgggggagcagaggctgggagagTAGGCCGCCCCGTGTAAGCAGCACTGACAGCGCGAAGGAGATAATCCCTAATGGCAGGCTGCGGGCGCCCAGGCGTGACAAGGAGGGGGCAGACAGCTTGTGTTGGGCCAAACAGCATGACAGCATTTGCAGGTGCAGGAAGGAGCCGGGAGGCTGTGTGACCCGGGCAGCCCACAGGTGGCCGGGAGcacgccctgccctgccctcccctcggCAGGCAGAGCCAGCCCACGCGGCAAACCCCAGAGAGCACCAGAGACTGGCTGGAAACCAACATTTTATTGAGCTCTCCTCACCCTGCAGAAATCTATTCCAGCAGATTCTTTTTTGCCGCAGGCATCACAGACACAGGGGTGTGACCAGCACCCCCCCTGACGTCCGCTGTGACCAACCCACAAGGAGGAGGCACCTTCTCGGCACAGCGCAGgctgggccaggggagcaggTGCGTTCACCAGTAACGACCCTGGAAGTATAATGAATTCATTTctcttacaaaaaaaagaaagaaaagaaaaaaatgaatatgaaccTCAGTGTCCCAGCACTTggagtttaaatatttaaaaaaaaaaaaaaaaagatcaccagtTAAAGACAACAAATCCAAAACGGCCACCTCCAGGGTGGTGGTCAAGGGGGAGGGGCCTGCCCCACCCCACACTGGCCAGCAGCTGGTCACCTCCAGGCAAGCATCACCACCAGCAGCAGGGACAGCGCCAGCTCGGGCCACAGGCTGGGAGACACCTGTGGGATGAAGGAGGGACACGTGAGCCCCTTCAGTCTGCCTCACCCCCTGCACCCGCTCTGGACACGGGGACCAGCCAGTCAGCGGGGAGGCTGGGTGGTGACGGGGGAGTCAGGTCAGGTGGGGGAGGCGGGAGCACCTCACTCAGAACTGGGAGGAGGTGACAGAAAGAGGAGCAGCAGAAGAGGGATGGAAGAGTGGCTCTGGGCCGTGGCAGAAGGGGCTGCCAGCCTGCCATAGCCGGTGTGACACAACCAACTGGCACGAGGGACAACCTGCAGTGctgctggggaggaaggggagccATTAGGAAAGCTGCTCAGGACAAGAGGCGACAGTGAGGAGCCAGCCTGCCAGGTGAGGGCCACTCCTGGCAGAGGGACAGCAGCGTGGGTGGGGAAACAGGCAGGGATCCAGGCGTCCCCTCAGGGGCCTGGCGGCAGCAGAAAGAGGAGACCAGGCAAGACGAGGCAGTCGGGAGTGGTGGGGACGGTGGCCTCCAGAGTGTGCCCCATGGAGCAGCTGCTCCACAGCTGTCGCCACATCAAGGCCCCCAAATCTCAAAGCTTACCCTGTCCCTGAGGGACAAGATGCTCCTGAGCCTTCGGTTCTCCCTGAGGTTCGTGAACGCAATCATGAAGCTTCTAAGAACATCCCTCGGGCCTATCTGGCTAAAGGGGAAGAAAGAGCTGCAAGACAAAAGCGGGGGAGCAGGGCCATTACTGCAGGACAGGAGCAGAGGTGGCCTCTACTTCCGGTGACAGCGGTGGGGAAGGCCTTCTGTCCCCCCACCCACTGTCACCCTATCCCTCTCCCCTGGGAGCCTTCAGCGAGGGCCTCTCCCCACGGCCTGGTCTCTTGGTCCTAAGCTCATCTCATTTCCTgtttcctccttcccctgcctgcCAGTCCCCCGGGATCTGGACTTGCGTCCTAGAGCTGCCACAGGGCAACGCTCCACAGGCCCAGAGAggcaggtccctggccttgtcTCTGCCCCCACCGGGGCAGAGAACCTGCATGGAAGCTGAGATGCCAcctgctccacccccacccccgggagaAGGCCCCACCTACACACTGGGCGCAACCCcatctgacctcgctcagcgttTCCCATCATGTTAAGCCACAACCCtctggggaagggggctggggacccctgggctggggggggaCTTGTCACCTGTACACGATCATCCAGAGTGGCTCGGCGAACTGGGGCAGCAGCAACCTCAGCTCCAGATCATCGGCAATGGAGGCCAGCTGCATGGCCAGGTGATGGGGGGCCTCACTGCTGGGAGACCACAGGGAACTGGGTGTGGGTGTGCTGGTGACCCCACAACCCCACCCAAGGTTCTCGCGGCGCAGGGGTGTCAAgcgaggtgggggtggggcccttCACACCCCCCTCCTCCGGCTCCCATTTGCTTCAGAAGAAGCCATCAAGGTCTGGACGCCCTGGAGTGCAGGTCCTAgatcctggggagggggctgcccagAAGGAAGGGCAGGAAGACACTGCAGGTGACGGAGTCAGCCCCCTGGCCCCCACGTGGCCTTCCTTCCCCTCCAAGGATAACTGAGTGCCCTGGAGAGTCCCGGGGGGCTTGGGGGGAAAggtgggcagggaggctggggtcTCACCTAGCCTCCTCGTGGGGAGGGACCCTGGGACCTGTTCCCAATCTTGACACCACCTCAGATGTCACCATCCCTTTCAGAAGGGAGGCGCTACCTGGGCCCTGTCGAGCCTCCCCCGTCCCCCGCCCGAATTCCTGACGGAAATGGAAGGTGCACGCCCTCCCACCCGCCGGAAAAGTCTAGCACattcccctccccgccccaaccTGGGGAGGTCGCTCTGAGCTGCTTGCGGGGCTGCCTGCATTCCAGCCCGGTGACTTGGctggaaattcccagggaagACAGGCCTCCCAGGGGCCAAGGCCTCcgagcccctccctgcccagctggcgggggggtgggagctcggaaggaaggaggcagagtcTTGGGTCCCTCCAGTCCTAAAACCCCGACCAGCCCCAAATCCCAAGTCTAGGACTTAATGGCTCAGAGTGTCCTGAGGCCAAAAGCAGGACAGCAGCACCCAGAACCCGGGCTGATGCTTAGTTGTCTCAGCATCTCCTCTTTGCTGCCCCAACAGCGGGGTCAGGCCCTGCATCTGAGGTGGCCTCCTTCCGGGTTTAGAAAATTGATCACATCTCTTAAGAGGCCTGGAGGCACCCACCCTGTCTTAGGGCCACAAGCTCGAGCCACTCTGATGGCCAGTGCCCCAGGTCCATCCCAGATGGTGACGCTGCTGGGTGCCCACGGGTCCCTGGGAGCTGGTGTCAGAGCAGAGCTGCCCCGCCCGGGGCTTTGCCCCCGTGACCACACCCGGGAATTTCCACTCTGCAGAGCTGCCAGGAGAGCCAGGAGGCTCTTCTCACCATCGGGCAGTAGTCCCTGCCCAAGaacaggggagggcagggcccagAGGGACCTACCTGTGGGGGGAGACCTCAGGGTGGAACTCCAAGATATTGGTCACGCCAGGAACCCCCACCACTTGCTCGTCCAGGAAGCTGGGGCCATGGTTTTGCAGGAAGGTGTACAAGAAGAGGCTCCTGGAGAGGGGTCTTGCTTCATACATTTCTTCTCTGGAGGAAAAAGATGTAGACTTGATGCCCAGAGACACACAATGCGGGTACCACCCACAAGTCACCTTACCTCTACCCAAGCTCCCCTGGCGGAATCCTGCTGTGTGCCTCTGGGCAAGTACCGAGCCTCTCTGTTCTCTGTCATACATCCCCTAGAGTCAAGGATCTGGAGACAATTCACAAGGgtccttgccttttttctttgtgaaaagaaTCAGacttatggagttccccttgtggctcagtggtaatgaacctgactggtatccatgaagttgcaggtttgatccctggcctcactcagtgggttaaggatctggcgttgctgtgagctgtggcgtaggtcgcagacatggctcaggtctggtgatgctgtggctgtggtgtatgctagtagctacagctttgatttgaccccaagcctgggaatttccatatgctgtggatgccggacctaaaaagacaaaaaaaaaaaaaaaagaatcagacttaGAAATGTAGGCTCTAATAATAGCCCTCCAGAAGCCTggagtcggagttcccgtcgtagcgcagtggttaacgaatccgactaggaaccatgaggttgcgggttcggtccctgcccttgctcagtgggttaacgatccggcgttgccgtgagctgtggtgtaggttgcagacgcggctcggatcccgtgttgctgtggctctggcgtaggccggtggctacagctccgattcaacccctagcctgggaacctccatatgccgtgggagcggcccaagaaatagcaacaacaacaacaaaaaagacaaaaaaaaaaaaaaaaaaaaaaagaagcctggaGTCGAACTAAAAACTCCAGGGTCTGGTGTCACAGTGTATGGACCAAGAGCCAATCCTGGGTTCTGCCAGCTTCCTTTGGCTTCTCCCCACAAGCAGACAAGGCAAACACAAGCTAAACAAGGAAAAGTCACCCACAATCAGTTCCCAGAGGGGCACTGCCAGTTTCTAAACACGCACATTTTCGAAAATGGCATCACACCTTACACAGAACTTCAtaacctcctttttctttttcttttttttttttttttttgctttttagggccacattcacagcatacggaggttcccaggctaaggatcaaatctgagctgcagctgccggcctacaccagagccacagcaacaccagatccaagccacgtctgcgacctacaccacagctcacggcaacgctggatccttaacccactgagcgaggccagggatcgaacccgaaacctcatggttactagtcagactgTCGCcagtgcaccacgatgggaactccttaacttccTTTCTTCACCTGTCTGTCTTGCAGGACCCCTCTCCACACCCCTGGCTCCTTGCTAATAGGACTAGTTTTCTTTGGGTGGCCCTGAATCTGCATTCAGCTAAGCCAGGTTCGTCTAAGCCGGTCCTGACACTCCTGTTTCTCACTTTCCCAACATGCCTTGTGGCTAGAGGAGGTGGGTGTGCCAACCAGTTCTGGTCAGTGAGGTCTCAGCAGGCTGGTGTGGGAGCTGGTCAGGGCTGTGACCTTGTTCCCCATAATTCACCCCACACCGTATCAAAGAGCCTCGGGTCGGGAACACAACGAAGAACCAAAGGGCCTGAGTGCAAATCCCAGCTCTTCCCCTCAGCACCTGGGTGACgtcacagttttctcatctgtaaggtaTCAGGAGCCCCCCCCACTGGGATGGAGGAATTTCTTTCTAgtagtttgggggtttttttctttttctttttttttttttagggccacactcaaagcatatggaagttcccaagctaggggtcaaatcagagctgcatctgtgacctacgccacagccacggcaacgcgggatcctcaacccacggcgGGAGGCCATGgctcgaacccacgtcctcatggatactagttgggtttgttaccgctgaactcCCTCCTTCTAGGAATTGTTTCGCCGCATCCACagcttgtggaggttcctgggccagggatcgagcccacatcacagcagtgacccgagctacagtagcgacaatgccggatccttaactgctcgcagggccaccagggaactctgccttCAAGTACTCGGAGCAAAGCCTGGGACATGGAGGGAGTACCTACTGTTATGACCTCTGGACTTCTCTCCACTGTTCTTacactaatattttcttcttttttggcggCCCCAGgccgtatggagttcccagggccagggatcagatcggagctacagctgtgacctaactctggatccctaacccactaggccaggctggggatcacaccTGAGCCCCAGCGTTGCAGAGATGCTGCTcatcccactgtgccatagcgggaactcctcatagtgaatattattaataattaaccGGCTTCTACCCGAgcctcctgctccccaggccagggtggACCAATGTTCATCCCGGAGGTGGACCTCAGGCAGCACCTACACGGGCACCCGCGGGGACACGGAGTGACCAA
Above is a window of Sus scrofa isolate TJ Tabasco breed Duroc chromosome 5, Sscrofa11.1, whole genome shotgun sequence DNA encoding:
- the LOC100620827 gene encoding uncharacterized protein LOC100620827 isoform X3; this translates as MASGTGPRRPRGAPAPRTCEGPEKNLTGAAGGAVRNRNCAPSGRRRPPPAHCLRRCARRGRRPVWFCKPGTAGRRSAGVAAGRVPSGDREGSRRPSPRGPNQPWAGDSRLLNTCSTRSCLLGAKREEMYEARPLSRSLFLYTFLQNHGPSFLDEQVVGVPGVTNILEFHPEVSPHSSEAPHHLAMQLASIADDLELRLLLPQFAEPLWMIVYSSFFPFSQIGPRDVLRSFMIAFTNLRENRRLRSILSLRDRVSPSLWPELALSLLLVVMLAWR
- the LOC100620827 gene encoding uncharacterized protein LOC100620827 isoform X2 translates to MASGTGPRRPRGAPAPRTCEGPEKNLTGAAGGAVRNRNCAPSGRRRPPPAHCLRRCARRGRRPVWFCKPGTAGRRSAGVAAGRVPSGDREGSRRPSPRGPNQPWAGDSRLLNTCSTRSCLLGAKREEMYEARPLSRSLFLYTFLQNHGPSFLDEQVVGVPGVTNILEFHPEVSPHSEAPHHLAMQLASIADDLELRLLLPQFAEPLWMIVYSSFFPFSQIGPRDVLRSFMIAFTNLRENRRLRSILSLRDRVSPSLWPELALSLLLVVMLAWRVVTGERTCSPGPACAVPRRCLLLVGWSQRTSGGVLVTPLCL
- the LOC100620827 gene encoding uncharacterized protein LOC100620827 isoform X1, yielding MASGTGPRRPRGAPAPRTCEGPEKNLTGAAGGAVRNRNCAPSGRRRPPPAHCLRRCARRGRRPVWFCKPGTAGRRSAGVAAGRVPSGDREGSRRPSPRGPNQPWAGDSRLLNTCSTRSCLLGAKREEMYEARPLSRSLFLYTFLQNHGPSFLDEQVVGVPGVTNILEFHPEVSPHSSEAPHHLAMQLASIADDLELRLLLPQFAEPLWMIVYSSFFPFSQIGPRDVLRSFMIAFTNLRENRRLRSILSLRDRVSPSLWPELALSLLLVVMLAWRVVTGERTCSPGPACAVPRRCLLLVGWSQRTSGGVLVTPLCL